The genomic stretch CGCCCAGCGCGGCGAAGCGCCAGCCGTCGCCCTTCATCGCCGACAGGAATCGCGGGCCAACCTCGTAACCGATGCCGAACAGGAAGAGGAGGAAGACCAGCGATTTGGCCGTCGCAGCGACCGGCACCGCGAACAGCCAGCCCAGCACCATGCCGGCCAGCAGCGAGCCGGTGACGCCGCCGAGCGTGAAGCCGCGCACGCGGATGCCGCCGATCCAGTAGCCGATGCCCAGCGCGAGGTAGACCGCCAGCTCCGGATACCGCGCCAGCGTCGAGGCGAACCACTGCATGCGCTGCCTCCTGCAACGTGGGGTTCAGAGCGCCGGCGGGTCGTAGAAGATCATCAGGCGGAAGTCGTCCAGGTCCGTTTCCACCGGGCCTTCCTGGCGCACGTGCGCGTAACGCATGCGGAACAGCAGTCCCTTGAGGAAACCGTCGGGCACGGCCCACTGGAAGTTGACGTCGTATTCGTCCTTCGCGTACTCGGTGGGCGATTGCGGGTCCGAGCCGTCCACGTACAGCGCATACACGCTCGCGCCCTTGATCCACGGGAAGGTGTAGCCGGCGCGCAGCATCCACGCCGATTCGCCGTCGCGGTTGAAGTCCTCCACCTGCACGCTGGTGAAACCGGGATAACCGCTCCACGGGTTCTGCATGTTGGTGTCGCCGCCGGCGGTGGTGTAGGCGGCGGTGAACAGCGCGCCGCCGTGCGACAGCTCGGCCTTCGCGCCCCACTGGTCGGACGAGAAATCCGTGCCGCGCAGCAGTTCGTCGCCCACGCTGGTCTGGTCGGAATACTGCAGCGAGAAGCTCAGCTTCGTCTTCTCCGCCAGCGGGATGCCGTACTTACCTTCGGCGTAGAAGATGTTGATGATGTCGTCGCTGTAGTAGTTGATTGCGCCGAAGGAGAAGTCGCCGGCCTTGTAGTTCGCGCCGAGCGCGTACACGCCGCGCTCGGTGCCGGCGGGGGCGCCGGCGTCGCGCGCCATCGACACGAAATCCTCGGAGTTGCGCTCCTTGATCTTGTCGATGTAACCGCCGCCCACGCGCCATTCCGGCCGGCCTTCGTCGCCGCCGTACAGGCCCTGGAACAGCACCGTCTGGAAGGTGTTGGGCGTCATGCGCGCGTCGTTGCGGTTGATGTACGGCGTGTCGAAGCCGCGACGACCCAGCGTGAGGCGCGAGTCCTCGTTGATGAGGAACTCGCCGTAGACCTCGCCGAGCACCGTGTAGCCTTCCTGGCCCGGTGCGAGCAGCAGCGTGCCGTCGCGGTCCTCGGGGCCGTAGAGTTCCTGCGAGGTGTAGCCGGTCGCGCCGAAGGCGAACCGGTCGCGGAAATAGCCCGTCTTGAAACCGAGCGATCCGCCCAGCGCCCACGCCTCGCTGCCCGTGTCGTCGTACTTCTCGCGGTCGAGGTAGAACGAGCGCACCTGCAGGTCCCACTTGGTGTCGCGAAACGCCTTGCGTCGCGTGTCGCGCACCCACTGCGCGCGATCGCGCGGCGCGAACGCCTCGTTCATGCGCGTCTGGCCCTGTTCGGTCGAGGTCGGCTGCGTGTCGACGTACACGTCGTCCTCGGTTTCTTCCACCGGTTCGGACTGCGGCGGCACGGTCGTGGTCTGCGCGTGCGCGGCCGAGGCCAGCGCACACGCCATGCAGGCGACGGCCGCGGCCGTCGCGTAACGCGCTTCACGCTTCGTTGTCACGTCGCTCTCCTTCGCCCCTACTGCGACAGGACCATCGCGAAATAGCCGAACACGGTGTAGAGCACGCCGGAGATCGCATAACCCACCGGGAAGCCGACCCACGGCACGGTGCTGCCGATCTCCTTCGCCGCCTCGCGCGCGGGGCCGGAGTGCGAGCGCGATCCCGCGACGCCGCCCATCAGCACGGCCGGGTTGATCTTGAAGAAGTGGTAGCCGATCGCCCAGGTGATGAACGGCGGAATCGTGCTGGCGACGAAGCCTGCGACGAAGATCTTCAGCGCGATCGATCCGGTCAGCTGTTCCAGCAGCGTCGCGCCGGCGTTGATGCCGACGATGGCGATGAAGGTCACCAGGCCCAGGTCCTCGAGGATGTTGCGCGCGGCGTTCGGCGTGCTGCCGAAATAGCGCAGGCGCGAGACGATCGACGAGATGAAGATGCCCGACAGCAGCAGGCCGCCCGCGTTGCCCAGGCCCACGGAGAAGTCGCCGACCGGCACGTTGATCTTGCCGATCAGCAGGCCCAGCACCATGCCGGCGGACAGCGTCAGCAGGTCGGTGGACGTGCTCGGCCGCGCGACCTTGCCGAGGATTCCCGCGGCCTTGTCGACCGCGCTCTTCAGGCCCGTCACGAACAGCACGTCGAGGCGCTTGAGTTCGGTTTCCGCGCCGACCGGGATCGGTTCGCCCGAACGCTCCAGCCGCGTCACCTGCACCTGGCCGGCGAAGCCCTCGTTGGCCAGCGCCTTGAGCGGCTTGCCGACGATGTCCTTCTGCGTGACCAGGATTTCCGCCTGGTCCAGCGGCACGTTCAGCGCCTGCGGGTCGTCGACTTCCGCGCCGATCAGGCCGAGGTTCGCGGTGAGGTCTTCCAGCCGGCCGCCGAGCGCGACCACGTCGCCGTGCAGCAGCACCAGATCCGGCGATGCACCCAGCGAATCCTCGCCGCGCCGCACGTTGACGATGCGGTACTGCGGGAACTTCGCACGGAACTGCGCGATGTTCTGGCCGGCGGTCTCGACGTTCTCGACCCGGTACGCACGCAGGCCGCCGCCGCGATAGCCGGTCAGCGCCGCGTCGTCCACGTTGCGCACGCCGTGCGCCTGCTCGTATTCGCGCGCGGCCTTGCGGGCGTCCACGCCCCACCAGCGCGGCAGGTATTTGCAGATCAGGATGATGCCGACCGTGCCCCAGATGTAGGTCACGCCGTAGCCCAGCGCGATCATGCCCGACACCTGTTCGACCGTCGTGCCCGCCGGCACCTTGTACGCGCCCTGTTCGACGGCCATCTCGGCCGTGCCGATCGCGGCGGACATCGTCTGCGAACCGGCGAGGATGCCGCCCGCCGAACCCGGCGGCAGCGCGAACCACTTGGTCATCAGCACCACCAGCCCGAGGCCGAGGAACGAGCAGATCACCGCCAGGATGGTGAAGGTGATGCCGTCCTTCTTCAGGCTGTTGAAGAACGCGGGCCCGACGCGCAGGCCGACGCCATACATGAACAGGTAGTAGAAGAGCGACTTGGCGAAGTTGTCCAGCTGCAGCTTCACGCCGTAGGTCGATGCCCACGTGGCGAGCGCGGCGCCCACGACGACCGCGGCGGCCACCATGCCCAGGCCATAGCCCTTGACCGCGAACTTGCCGACGAGCACCGCCATGCCCACGGTGAAGAACAGCAGGATGTACGGGTTTTCAGAAAGGAACTGGAAGAAACCTTGCATGACGGCGTGCTCCGGAAGGTGGATTACCGACGTGGGTCCTGCCCGTGCTGCGGATGGCTACATCGAGGTGGCGCGACGGCTTCCCAGGGTCGAGGGCTTGATCAGCTTGATGCCCTGCGCGGCGTGGTAGCCGTGGATTTCCTTGACGTCGAGCTTGCGCATGAAGGCGATCGTGTCGGCGGTGATGACCTGGCCCGGCACCATGATCGGGAAGCCCGGCGGGTAGGGGATCACGAAGTTCGCCGACACCATGTCCGGCCCGTCGCGCAGGCGCTTGTCGACCTCGTCGCTGGCGAGCTTCACGTACTCGCAGTTGTCCTCGTCGTAGGCCATGAAGAACGCCGGGCGCATGTGGCCCTCGTTGCTGGCGCTGTTCGGGTCCTCGCGGAACGCATCG from Lysobacter auxotrophicus encodes the following:
- a CDS encoding OprD family outer membrane porin yields the protein MTTKREARYATAAAVACMACALASAAHAQTTTVPPQSEPVEETEDDVYVDTQPTSTEQGQTRMNEAFAPRDRAQWVRDTRRKAFRDTKWDLQVRSFYLDREKYDDTGSEAWALGGSLGFKTGYFRDRFAFGATGYTSQELYGPEDRDGTLLLAPGQEGYTVLGEVYGEFLINEDSRLTLGRRGFDTPYINRNDARMTPNTFQTVLFQGLYGGDEGRPEWRVGGGYIDKIKERNSEDFVSMARDAGAPAGTERGVYALGANYKAGDFSFGAINYYSDDIINIFYAEGKYGIPLAEKTKLSFSLQYSDQTSVGDELLRGTDFSSDQWGAKAELSHGGALFTAAYTTAGGDTNMQNPWSGYPGFTSVQVEDFNRDGESAWMLRAGYTFPWIKGASVYALYVDGSDPQSPTEYAKDEYDVNFQWAVPDGFLKGLLFRMRYAHVRQEGPVETDLDDFRLMIFYDPPAL
- a CDS encoding aspartate:alanine exchanger family transporter, giving the protein MQGFFQFLSENPYILLFFTVGMAVLVGKFAVKGYGLGMVAAAVVVGAALATWASTYGVKLQLDNFAKSLFYYLFMYGVGLRVGPAFFNSLKKDGITFTILAVICSFLGLGLVVLMTKWFALPPGSAGGILAGSQTMSAAIGTAEMAVEQGAYKVPAGTTVEQVSGMIALGYGVTYIWGTVGIILICKYLPRWWGVDARKAAREYEQAHGVRNVDDAALTGYRGGGLRAYRVENVETAGQNIAQFRAKFPQYRIVNVRRGEDSLGASPDLVLLHGDVVALGGRLEDLTANLGLIGAEVDDPQALNVPLDQAEILVTQKDIVGKPLKALANEGFAGQVQVTRLERSGEPIPVGAETELKRLDVLFVTGLKSAVDKAAGILGKVARPSTSTDLLTLSAGMVLGLLIGKINVPVGDFSVGLGNAGGLLLSGIFISSIVSRLRYFGSTPNAARNILEDLGLVTFIAIVGINAGATLLEQLTGSIALKIFVAGFVASTIPPFITWAIGYHFFKINPAVLMGGVAGSRSHSGPAREAAKEIGSTVPWVGFPVGYAISGVLYTVFGYFAMVLSQ